The proteins below come from a single Elusimicrobiaceae bacterium genomic window:
- a CDS encoding DUF3536 domain-containing protein, translating to MKYLCIHGHFYQPPRENAWLETVERQDSAFPFHDWNARITAECYGPNASARVLNTKGELTHLIDNYSYISFNFGPTLLSWLEEYTPQVYQAILNSDKKSQQHFNGHGSAIAQVYNHMIMPLANARDKETQVKWGLADFKKRFGREPESMWLAETACNTETLEVLAEHGMKYVILAPGQCARVRKIGEKNWTDVSGAKVDPKRPYLCVLPSGRKIALFFYDGPISQGIAFSDTLKSGENFAGRLLSTYNNVAEPQLMHIATDGETYGHHQHFAEMALAYCLKFVKEKPDVNITIYGEFLEKFPPQYEAQIFENTSWSCFHGVERWRSDCGCNSGGKPGWNQKWRGPLRAALDFIRDEMAKTFQTKGAEYFKDPWAARNDYIDLILDRSLDAQHRFFLKHATEKAWNDRSGALKLLEMQRHCMLMYTSCGWFFDEISGIETVQILQYAARALELNRKMGGAELEPQFIKMLQAAPSNIKDFKNGAVVYERFVKPSAMSASKIALQAVLQDLPAKKKAPSQSYCCDILDYQREQIRFKDGILCLGNMKLKNRITLEENDIVFAVCQTGETRLTCGAGQREDINQADVFALLKETAQKEMPAQLHQQIEQYFKEKYPFTSFFKDAQRNVVDQVLEGISQITSEEFGRIFEKQYPTVRGLKYIGAPLPPAFNTVADFVLTSDLKAELEKDPIDINALEELMDDARTLGLSLNQEQINQVAQKRLVAYAKQFFASPTSLDTAVKMVEFMNYLEIFGFNPDTAQAQQWVFKGLETLPQEKRDKSILKALSRKLKIAL from the coding sequence ATGAAATATCTTTGTATTCACGGACACTTTTATCAACCTCCGCGCGAAAATGCCTGGCTGGAAACTGTAGAACGTCAGGATAGCGCTTTTCCTTTCCATGATTGGAATGCACGCATTACGGCCGAATGCTATGGCCCGAATGCTTCTGCCCGCGTACTTAATACGAAGGGGGAACTGACGCATTTAATTGATAATTATTCTTATATCAGTTTTAACTTTGGCCCTACTCTATTGTCTTGGTTGGAAGAATATACACCTCAAGTTTATCAGGCTATTTTAAATTCAGATAAAAAAAGCCAACAGCATTTTAATGGTCATGGCTCTGCGATTGCGCAAGTGTATAATCATATGATTATGCCGCTGGCCAATGCGCGTGATAAAGAAACGCAAGTAAAGTGGGGACTGGCTGATTTTAAAAAACGTTTTGGACGTGAGCCGGAATCAATGTGGTTAGCGGAGACGGCTTGTAATACCGAAACGTTAGAAGTTTTGGCTGAACATGGCATGAAATATGTTATCTTGGCTCCCGGTCAATGTGCGCGCGTGCGCAAAATCGGAGAAAAAAATTGGACCGATGTTTCCGGTGCTAAGGTAGACCCCAAACGTCCCTATTTGTGTGTGCTTCCCAGTGGGCGTAAAATTGCATTATTCTTTTATGATGGGCCGATTTCGCAGGGGATTGCTTTTTCCGATACATTAAAAAGCGGAGAAAACTTTGCCGGTCGGTTGCTCAGCACATATAATAACGTTGCAGAACCGCAGTTAATGCATATCGCTACAGACGGAGAAACTTATGGCCATCACCAACATTTTGCGGAAATGGCTTTGGCGTATTGTTTGAAATTTGTCAAAGAAAAACCGGATGTGAATATTACGATATACGGTGAATTTTTAGAAAAATTTCCACCTCAATATGAAGCGCAGATTTTTGAAAATACCTCTTGGAGTTGTTTTCATGGAGTAGAGAGATGGCGCTCTGACTGCGGTTGTAATTCCGGCGGAAAACCCGGCTGGAATCAAAAATGGCGCGGTCCTTTGCGTGCAGCCTTAGACTTTATCCGAGATGAAATGGCTAAAACCTTTCAGACCAAAGGGGCGGAGTATTTCAAAGACCCTTGGGCGGCGCGTAATGATTATATTGATTTGATTTTAGACAGAAGTTTAGATGCTCAACATCGCTTTTTCTTAAAACATGCTACGGAAAAAGCATGGAATGACCGCAGCGGTGCGCTCAAACTTTTGGAAATGCAGCGCCATTGTATGCTGATGTATACCAGCTGTGGGTGGTTTTTTGATGAAATCAGTGGTATAGAAACGGTGCAAATTTTGCAGTATGCAGCACGCGCCTTAGAGTTAAACCGCAAAATGGGTGGTGCCGAGTTGGAACCGCAGTTTATTAAAATGTTGCAGGCTGCTCCCAGCAACATCAAAGATTTTAAAAACGGGGCGGTGGTATATGAGCGGTTTGTGAAGCCTTCTGCTATGTCTGCAAGTAAAATTGCTTTACAGGCCGTATTGCAAGATTTACCTGCCAAGAAAAAAGCCCCTTCTCAATCTTATTGTTGCGATATATTGGATTATCAACGGGAACAAATTCGTTTCAAAGATGGGATTTTGTGCTTAGGAAACATGAAACTCAAAAACCGTATTACGTTGGAAGAAAACGATATTGTTTTTGCAGTTTGCCAGACGGGTGAAACCCGTTTGACGTGTGGAGCCGGCCAAAGAGAAGATATCAACCAGGCAGATGTTTTTGCGTTGTTAAAAGAAACGGCTCAAAAAGAAATGCCTGCGCAACTGCACCAGCAAATTGAGCAATATTTTAAAGAGAAGTATCCTTTTACTTCTTTCTTTAAAGATGCCCAACGTAATGTGGTGGACCAAGTATTAGAGGGTATTTCTCAAATAACGTCGGAAGAATTTGGCCGTATTTTTGAAAAACAATACCCGACAGTACGCGGTTTAAAATATATAGGAGCTCCGCTTCCGCCTGCTTTTAATACGGTGGCCGATTTTGTGCTTACCTCCGATTTGAAGGCTGAATTGGAAAAAGATCCTATTGATATTAATGCCTTAGAGGAATTAATGGACGATGCCCGCACGTTGGGGTTGTCTCTTAATCAAGAGCAGATTAATCAGGTGGCGCAGAAGCGATTGGTTGCTTATGCAAAGCAATTCTTTGCCTCGCCTACATCGTTAGATACGGCCGTTAAAATGGTGGAGTTTATGAATTATCTGGAGATTTTTGGTTTTAATCCGGATACGGCCCAAGCGCAACAATGGGTTTTTAAAGGTCTTGAAACTCTGCCCCAAGAGAAGCGGGATAAGAGCATATTAAAAGCCTTGTCGCGCAAATTAAAAATCGCTCTTTAA
- the lysS gene encoding lysine--tRNA ligase: protein MENTTKPTEKHNNALDGIIAQRYAEAEELKAAGINPYPNHCDKTHTCAEAKQAAEEAEVSTAGRLVQLRLMGKAAFAHLRDFSGKIQLYIAKDNLGDQAYTFFKKHMAVGDFVSVKGHMFVTKTGEKTIKASHLELISKAIRPMPEKFHGLQDTEVRFRKRHLDLIANEDVKDIFVKRAKIISSIRRTLEDKNYLEVETPVLTPDSGGAVARPFQTYHNALKMPLRLRIALELYHKRLIVGGFDRIYEIGHMFRNEGIDTTHNPEFTMMELYQAYGDVNTMADLFEEIVGNAAKAIGVEKVMYRGQEINLVPPFKRLYIPEAWKETFGQDIHEVLDGRQFKREPLAKLAKEQGISFSAADPDSKLFDELFETKLLAGYNCPVIALDYPTAVSPFSKTKPNDPELVERFEAFVCGGELGNAYTELNDPADQLQRLKDQAVAKAKAQGEDAENADILDGDYIEALESGMPPTGGMGIGIDRLVMLLTGQDSIREIIFFPTLKSLSAEKEEEK from the coding sequence ATGGAAAACACAACAAAACCCACAGAAAAACATAATAATGCATTAGATGGCATCATTGCCCAACGCTACGCCGAGGCCGAAGAACTGAAAGCCGCCGGTATTAATCCTTATCCCAATCACTGTGACAAAACGCACACCTGTGCCGAAGCAAAACAAGCCGCTGAAGAAGCCGAAGTCAGCACCGCCGGCCGTTTGGTACAACTTCGCTTGATGGGTAAAGCCGCTTTTGCTCATTTGCGCGATTTTTCCGGCAAGATTCAACTTTATATTGCCAAAGATAATTTAGGCGATCAAGCCTACACCTTTTTCAAAAAACATATGGCCGTAGGAGATTTTGTATCCGTTAAAGGACATATGTTTGTGACGAAAACCGGCGAAAAGACCATTAAAGCCAGCCACTTGGAGTTAATTTCCAAAGCCATTCGCCCCATGCCGGAAAAATTTCACGGTTTGCAAGATACGGAAGTGCGCTTTCGCAAACGTCATTTGGATTTAATTGCCAATGAAGACGTAAAGGATATTTTTGTCAAACGCGCCAAAATCATTTCTTCCATTCGCCGCACATTGGAAGACAAAAACTATTTGGAAGTAGAAACCCCTGTTTTAACACCGGATTCTGGCGGTGCGGTAGCTCGTCCGTTCCAAACATACCACAACGCACTGAAAATGCCGCTTCGTTTGCGCATCGCTTTAGAGTTGTATCACAAACGTTTAATCGTGGGCGGATTTGACCGCATTTATGAAATCGGGCACATGTTCCGCAACGAAGGCATCGACACCACCCACAATCCTGAATTTACCATGATGGAACTGTATCAAGCCTACGGAGACGTAAACACGATGGCCGATCTGTTTGAAGAAATCGTGGGTAATGCCGCCAAAGCCATCGGCGTAGAAAAGGTGATGTATCGCGGTCAAGAAATTAACTTGGTCCCGCCGTTTAAGCGTTTATACATTCCCGAAGCGTGGAAAGAAACCTTCGGTCAAGATATTCACGAAGTGTTAGACGGGCGTCAGTTCAAACGTGAACCGTTGGCTAAGTTGGCCAAAGAGCAAGGCATTTCTTTCTCCGCTGCCGACCCCGACAGTAAACTTTTTGACGAATTGTTTGAAACCAAATTGTTAGCCGGCTACAACTGCCCTGTTATTGCGTTGGACTATCCTACCGCAGTCAGTCCGTTCAGCAAAACAAAACCCAACGATCCCGAATTGGTGGAACGCTTTGAGGCTTTTGTATGTGGTGGAGAATTGGGCAATGCTTATACCGAACTTAATGACCCTGCCGACCAATTGCAACGTCTGAAAGATCAAGCCGTAGCCAAAGCCAAAGCGCAAGGCGAAGATGCTGAAAATGCCGACATTTTAGACGGTGATTACATTGAAGCCTTAGAATCTGGCATGCCGCCGACGGGTGGTATGGGCATCGGCATTGACCGTTTGGTCATGTTGCTAACCGGACAGGATTCTATCCGCGAAATTATTTTCTTCCCCACACTTAAATCATTAAGTGCTGAAAAGGAAGAAGAAAAATAA
- a CDS encoding ABC transporter permease has protein sequence MKFQRFIATRYMLKRKGLFAIITTLIGIAGVSVGVAALITTLAVMTGFQTDIKDKIVGAQSHILVFGRMAAEVYPENIKKVEALPEVVGAAPNVYGQAIISHRGQSIGVVIRGLIPEQEAKINNLNNSLVEGSFRPSDWEEDAPSPLVLGTELAGNINAFVGDEVVLISPQSISTSAGMFPKMKRFRVSGLLRTGYYEFDNTIAYAPLSDASDFLGLKQGVTGIAVRLKDMNKAETVAKEIQEAVGYGYAVRTFAQMNSTLYAALKLEKAVMFIILFLIILVASLNIASNLILLGTEKLRDIGIMRALGASPKMIRGIFMWEAMMTATVGIVLGVGLALLLCWVIATFNIVELPGDIYYLTKVPVRIQTMDVLAVIFGSYLVCFFAGLYPAIKASRVNPTDAIRYG, from the coding sequence ATGAAATTTCAACGATTTATAGCTACGCGTTATATGCTTAAACGCAAAGGACTTTTTGCCATTATTACCACTTTAATCGGAATAGCAGGGGTTAGTGTGGGAGTGGCGGCCCTGATTACCACTTTAGCCGTAATGACCGGATTCCAAACCGATATTAAAGATAAAATCGTCGGGGCGCAGAGCCATATTTTAGTCTTTGGTCGTATGGCGGCTGAAGTTTATCCGGAAAATATAAAAAAAGTAGAGGCCTTGCCCGAAGTAGTGGGAGCGGCCCCCAATGTTTACGGACAAGCCATTATTTCGCATCGAGGGCAAAGCATCGGAGTAGTTATACGAGGCTTAATCCCTGAGCAAGAAGCCAAAATCAATAATTTGAACAATTCTTTAGTGGAAGGTTCTTTCCGTCCTTCAGACTGGGAAGAAGATGCCCCCTCCCCCCTTGTGTTAGGTACGGAATTAGCCGGCAACATCAATGCTTTTGTAGGTGATGAAGTGGTGCTTATTTCTCCGCAGTCTATTTCCACCAGTGCAGGTATGTTCCCTAAAATGAAACGCTTTCGTGTTAGTGGTCTTTTGCGAACGGGGTATTATGAATTTGACAATACCATCGCTTACGCGCCTTTGTCCGATGCCAGTGACTTTTTAGGTCTTAAACAAGGGGTCACCGGTATTGCTGTACGCTTAAAAGATATGAACAAAGCCGAAACGGTGGCCAAAGAAATTCAAGAAGCTGTAGGATATGGATATGCTGTACGCACTTTTGCCCAAATGAACAGCACCTTATATGCTGCCCTGAAATTGGAAAAGGCCGTTATGTTTATTATTTTGTTTCTCATTATCTTGGTGGCTTCTTTGAACATCGCGTCTAATTTGATTTTGCTCGGCACCGAAAAACTGCGCGATATCGGCATTATGCGTGCGTTGGGAGCCAGCCCTAAAATGATACGTGGTATTTTTATGTGGGAAGCCATGATGACTGCCACCGTAGGCATTGTGTTAGGAGTAGGGCTTGCTTTGCTTTTATGCTGGGTCATTGCTACATTTAATATCGTAGAACTGCCGGGCGATATTTATTATTTAACTAAAGTGCCGGTACGCATACAAACGATGGATGTGCTGGCTGTTATTTTTGGCAGTTATTTAGTCTGTTTCTTTGCGGGGTTATATCCGGCAATCAAAGCCTCCCGCGTAAATCCAACGGATGCAATACGTTATGGCTGA
- a CDS encoding prepilin-type N-terminal cleavage/methylation domain-containing protein, with protein MKMKRGFTLIELLVVVLIIGILSAVALPKYTIAVEKSRVAEALTMLKYMQKQQIINFMEGGNGLGEEIMDLSGGEWNENGVEYCTKNFLYVNDELQSVGAYRTKNCSTESAEYEISLFTPFDGEGWEDGTCNARETEIGEKICKGLQAQGFRFENYL; from the coding sequence ATAAAAATGAAAAGAGGTTTTACTTTGATAGAACTGTTAGTCGTAGTGTTGATTATAGGTATTTTGTCTGCGGTAGCACTGCCAAAATATACTATAGCGGTAGAAAAATCACGCGTGGCAGAAGCATTGACCATGCTGAAGTATATGCAAAAACAACAAATAATAAATTTTATGGAAGGGGGAAACGGTCTCGGAGAAGAGATTATGGACCTTTCCGGCGGGGAGTGGAATGAGAATGGTGTAGAATATTGCACTAAAAACTTTCTCTACGTAAATGATGAACTACAGTCCGTAGGCGCATATCGTACAAAAAATTGTAGTACAGAAAGTGCAGAATATGAAATTTCCTTATTCACTCCTTTTGATGGAGAAGGTTGGGAAGATGGAACTTGCAATGCAAGAGAAACAGAGATAGGCGAAAAAATATGCAAGGGTTTGCAAGCACAAGGGTTTCGTTTTGAGAATTATCTATAG
- a CDS encoding PhoH family protein, with translation MKKTFILDTNVLLHDVNSLYAFEDNHVIIPMVVIEELDTFKSEGDNRGKCARMVSRELDALRAKGRLNEGVPLDNGGTLKIELDKPGILPQVFSINKSDNSILNIAYTMAKKEGSYKKDQSPVIVVTKDINMRLKAEALGLQAQDYTSDKVNLDELYTGVAEVEVDSAQIDAFYRDKKLPLKEGLYFPNEFLILKANDGSKKSAMGRVSNHGEFCLRPLSSQEPMAWGIKPLNKEQRFAMELLLDDSLDIVTLVGTAGTGKTLITLATGLQRTMDENAYRRMVVCRSIVPVGKDLGFLPGTKEEKLEAWMGAIYDNLAFLADRKNPDEGEEKAHYLLDSGKIEIASVTHMRGRSLPGQYMIVDDAQNLTPHEMKTILTRAGEGTKIVVTGDPYQIDTPYLDVESNGLTYLVDRLKGQPSHGHITFTKTERSRLADLASKLL, from the coding sequence ATGAAAAAAACTTTTATCCTAGATACAAACGTTTTACTCCATGACGTTAACTCTTTGTATGCTTTTGAAGACAATCACGTCATTATTCCTATGGTTGTTATAGAGGAATTGGACACTTTTAAAAGTGAAGGGGACAATCGTGGCAAATGTGCCCGTATGGTATCGCGTGAGTTAGATGCTTTGCGTGCCAAAGGACGTTTGAATGAGGGTGTGCCTCTTGATAATGGCGGAACCCTTAAGATAGAGCTGGATAAACCCGGCATTTTACCGCAAGTTTTTTCCATCAACAAGTCCGACAATTCTATTTTAAACATTGCCTACACAATGGCTAAAAAAGAGGGCTCTTATAAAAAAGACCAAAGCCCCGTAATCGTAGTCACCAAAGATATTAATATGCGTTTAAAAGCGGAGGCCTTAGGTCTGCAAGCGCAAGATTATACCTCCGACAAAGTAAATTTAGATGAACTCTACACCGGTGTAGCGGAAGTGGAAGTGGACAGCGCGCAAATTGATGCTTTTTATCGGGATAAAAAACTTCCATTGAAAGAAGGATTATATTTTCCCAATGAATTTTTGATTTTAAAAGCCAATGACGGCAGTAAAAAATCTGCTATGGGACGCGTGTCTAATCATGGAGAATTTTGCTTAAGACCGCTCTCCTCACAAGAGCCGATGGCATGGGGCATTAAACCGCTTAACAAAGAGCAACGATTTGCGATGGAACTCTTGCTTGATGACAGTTTGGATATTGTCACCTTAGTAGGTACAGCAGGCACCGGCAAAACATTGATTACCTTAGCCACCGGATTGCAACGCACGATGGACGAAAATGCCTACAGACGTATGGTGGTGTGCCGCTCCATTGTACCTGTGGGAAAAGATTTAGGTTTCTTGCCCGGTACCAAAGAAGAAAAGTTAGAGGCATGGATGGGTGCTATTTATGACAACTTGGCTTTCTTGGCTGACCGTAAAAATCCTGACGAGGGAGAAGAAAAAGCCCATTATCTCTTAGATAGCGGCAAAATTGAAATTGCCTCTGTCACTCACATGCGCGGACGCTCTTTACCGGGACAATACATGATTGTAGACGATGCGCAAAACCTCACTCCGCACGAGATGAAAACTATTCTTACGCGTGCCGGAGAAGGCACTAAAATCGTGGTGACGGGCGACCCGTATCAAATTGATACCCCGTATTTGGATGTAGAATCCAACGGCCTTACCTATCTGGTGGACCGCCTCAAAGGACAACCCTCTCATGGGCACATTACCTTTACCAAGACCGAGCGCAGCCGCTTAGCAGACTTGGCCTCCAAACTGTTGTAA
- a CDS encoding ABC transporter substrate-binding protein — protein sequence MKKVLIVVLGLFCLQACQKQDDKQTLVVAHTGEMQSLDPVYSYDGVTQGMMINVYDTLLKFNGSSMTDFLPSVSEKVPSVENGLISKDGLTYTFPIRKGIKFHDGTELTPEDVRYSLLRFMISDISGGPSSLLLEPILGITSTRNEKGEIILDFKKAEKAIEIKENNVIIHLQQPFAPFLGVIARWGYIVPKKWVVRNGGWDGTEETWKNFNNFEKQNSYLFDHMNGSGPFKLVRWDNSARRLQLAAHEDYFEGAASIKNIHMMTVTEASMLRLMLETGDVDISEIQPQFADQLRGKEGVIVYDNLPRLRTDPVIFFTLDINTKANPDVGSGKLDGAGIPADFFSDEDVRKGFSYAFDYDSFLDESLNGRGTRAYGPAPEGLLHYDDADPHYEFDLKKAEEHLRKAWGGQVWEKGFVFTITYNNGSTQRQIAAEMLKRNIEKLNPKFKVDVRGVMWASFLEKTISRQMPVWVRGWVADYADAHNFYFAFMHGDGRYAISQGYKNPKAEDLVKKAVVQTNPEKRVALYKQLHRIAYEDAMQIYTIHPTGLWAMRDRVKGFVDNPVYMGLYFYPMYK from the coding sequence ATGAAAAAAGTATTAATCGTAGTATTAGGGTTATTTTGTTTGCAGGCATGCCAAAAGCAAGATGATAAGCAGACGCTTGTGGTGGCACATACCGGAGAAATGCAATCTTTAGATCCGGTATATTCTTATGACGGTGTCACGCAAGGCATGATGATTAATGTATATGATACTTTGCTTAAGTTTAACGGTAGTTCCATGACGGACTTTTTGCCTTCCGTATCTGAAAAAGTGCCTTCAGTGGAGAACGGACTCATTTCCAAAGATGGGTTAACGTATACATTCCCTATAAGAAAAGGAATTAAATTTCATGATGGAACGGAACTTACCCCCGAAGATGTGCGTTATTCTCTTTTGCGTTTTATGATTTCGGATATTTCCGGCGGGCCGTCTAGTTTGTTGTTGGAGCCAATTTTGGGCATTACTTCTACGCGTAATGAAAAAGGGGAAATAATTCTGGATTTTAAAAAAGCCGAAAAAGCCATAGAAATAAAAGAGAATAATGTAATTATTCATTTACAACAGCCTTTTGCCCCTTTTTTGGGAGTGATTGCCCGTTGGGGGTATATCGTGCCGAAAAAATGGGTCGTGCGAAACGGCGGTTGGGACGGAACAGAAGAAACATGGAAAAATTTTAACAATTTTGAAAAGCAAAACTCTTATCTTTTTGATCACATGAACGGCAGTGGTCCTTTTAAATTGGTTCGTTGGGATAATTCCGCTCGCCGTTTGCAGTTGGCTGCCCATGAGGATTATTTTGAAGGGGCTGCCTCCATTAAAAATATTCATATGATGACAGTGACCGAAGCCAGCATGCTGCGCTTAATGCTGGAAACGGGCGATGTTGATATTTCTGAGATTCAGCCTCAATTTGCCGATCAACTTCGCGGCAAAGAAGGGGTGATAGTGTACGACAATTTGCCCCGTTTACGCACCGATCCGGTGATTTTCTTTACGTTGGATATTAATACAAAAGCAAACCCGGACGTAGGCTCCGGTAAGTTGGACGGTGCAGGCATTCCGGCTGATTTCTTTAGCGATGAAGATGTGCGAAAGGGGTTTTCTTATGCCTTTGATTATGATTCTTTCTTAGATGAAAGTTTAAACGGCAGAGGGACGCGTGCCTATGGCCCAGCACCGGAAGGCTTGCTTCATTATGATGATGCCGACCCTCATTATGAATTTGATTTGAAAAAAGCCGAAGAACATTTGCGAAAAGCCTGGGGTGGGCAAGTGTGGGAAAAAGGTTTTGTATTTACCATTACCTACAATAACGGCAGTACACAACGGCAAATTGCTGCTGAAATGTTGAAAAGAAATATAGAAAAGTTAAACCCCAAATTTAAAGTAGATGTGCGCGGTGTAATGTGGGCTTCTTTCTTGGAGAAAACTATCTCTCGTCAAATGCCGGTATGGGTGCGCGGTTGGGTGGCAGATTATGCAGATGCGCATAATTTTTACTTTGCCTTTATGCATGGGGACGGCCGCTATGCTATTTCTCAAGGATATAAAAATCCGAAAGCAGAAGATTTAGTCAAAAAAGCCGTTGTACAAACTAATCCGGAGAAACGTGTGGCGCTCTACAAGCAGTTGCACCGTATCGCTTATGAAGATGCTATGCAAATCTATACCATTCACCCTACGGGCTTGTGGGCGATGAGAGATCGGGTAAAAGGTTTTGTAGATAATCCGGTGTATATGGGGCTATACTTCTACCCCATGTATAAATAA
- a CDS encoding C39 family peptidase → MNCAAVKLPYLTFSHRPCRGYELSGDGAEHIILSPVLESPVSFSSLVLSVDFVAKGQDWLMSEVQICQNEQWSPFYKLAIYSQKLNHSFDEQEDEFAKVCVDVLQLKQPAQAYRFRLTIGGEASLPKVTVCLTDAQARYDVCDALLPEGKKEIEVKPISQMRLNVTENDRVRLCSPTSLTMALNTLGIAADPLQTAESVYDEKAAIYGNWTFNTAYACQKGADAFVTRFQRLSQLKEFVNKNSLVLASIAFKRGELQGSAVRQTPGHLVLICGWNDGKIRVADPAASLTKEVIRYYNAEEFARAWLVRKRGLAYIVRKK, encoded by the coding sequence ATGAATTGTGCAGCAGTCAAACTGCCATACCTTACCTTTTCTCACCGTCCGTGCCGCGGTTATGAACTGAGCGGGGACGGGGCGGAACATATCATCTTGTCTCCTGTTTTAGAATCCCCTGTTTCCTTTTCTTCTCTTGTTTTATCGGTAGATTTTGTCGCTAAGGGCCAAGACTGGCTGATGAGTGAGGTGCAGATTTGCCAAAATGAACAGTGGAGCCCTTTTTACAAATTGGCTATCTATTCCCAAAAATTAAATCATAGTTTTGATGAACAAGAAGACGAATTTGCCAAAGTATGTGTAGACGTTTTGCAACTTAAACAACCGGCTCAAGCCTATCGCTTTCGTTTGACGATTGGGGGGGAGGCTTCTTTGCCTAAAGTGACGGTATGCTTGACCGATGCACAAGCGCGATATGATGTTTGCGATGCTTTGCTGCCGGAAGGGAAAAAAGAAATAGAAGTTAAGCCCATTTCTCAAATGCGTTTAAACGTGACAGAAAATGATAGAGTGCGTTTGTGTAGCCCAACTTCTTTGACGATGGCTTTAAACACGTTGGGCATTGCAGCTGACCCTTTGCAAACGGCGGAGTCAGTGTATGATGAAAAAGCCGCTATTTATGGGAATTGGACTTTTAATACTGCTTATGCTTGCCAAAAAGGGGCAGATGCTTTTGTGACACGTTTTCAGCGGTTGAGTCAATTAAAGGAATTTGTAAATAAAAACAGTTTAGTGTTGGCTAGTATTGCTTTTAAGAGAGGAGAATTACAAGGCTCGGCCGTACGGCAAACTCCCGGACATTTGGTGTTAATTTGTGGTTGGAATGACGGTAAAATACGGGTAGCCGATCCGGCGGCTTCTTTGACCAAAGAAGTAATCCGCTACTACAATGCGGAAGAATTTGCCCGCGCGTGGCTGGTGCGCAAGCGCGGCTTAGCATATATTGTGAGGAAAAAATGA
- a CDS encoding ABC transporter ATP-binding protein, translating into MADIIEIKNLTKIYGQGKENLCVLQDVSLSIAEGTFVVLLGPSGSGKSTLLNLIGMLDKPTTGQIFFQGQEITAIKSESKRSDLRLNKMGFVFQFDGLLPEFTLLENVSMPGLMNGKDKKKRAQELLTNFGIGNISHKMPADLSGGEKQRAAIARALCNRPALLLADEPTGNLDVARKEQVFQDFAALAKDGLTILMVTHDVHAAHFADVVYTLQDKKLIKTK; encoded by the coding sequence ATGGCTGATATTATTGAGATTAAAAATTTAACTAAAATTTACGGACAAGGCAAAGAAAACTTGTGCGTATTACAAGATGTTTCTCTGTCCATTGCCGAAGGTACTTTTGTAGTACTTTTAGGCCCCAGCGGAAGCGGAAAAAGCACCCTGCTGAACTTAATAGGCATGTTGGATAAACCCACTACAGGGCAAATTTTCTTTCAAGGGCAAGAAATTACCGCCATTAAAAGCGAATCCAAACGGTCTGATTTGCGCTTAAACAAGATGGGATTTGTCTTTCAATTTGACGGATTATTGCCAGAGTTTACTCTCTTGGAGAATGTATCTATGCCCGGTCTTATGAACGGAAAAGACAAGAAAAAACGTGCCCAAGAACTTTTAACCAATTTCGGCATCGGCAATATCAGCCACAAAATGCCGGCGGATTTAAGCGGCGGTGAAAAGCAACGCGCAGCCATTGCTCGCGCTTTATGCAATCGCCCTGCCTTACTTTTGGCAGATGAACCCACCGGCAATTTAGATGTAGCACGCAAAGAGCAGGTCTTTCAAGATTTTGCCGCTTTGGCCAAAGACGGTTTAACAATTCTCATGGTCACCCACGATGTACACGCGGCCCACTTTGCAGATGTAGTCTACACATTACAAGACAAAAAACTTATCAAAACGAAATAA